In Fibrobacter sp. UWR2, the following are encoded in one genomic region:
- a CDS encoding homoserine dehydrogenase produces the protein MLRIGLIGTGTVGGGVIQILEQKIAEYKEKLGVELELACICAKSEEEVAPYKAKGYKVSTNADEMIAGNDIDVLVELAGGYNMPRKWILAALNSGKHVVTANKALLAKYGHEIFPLAAEKGLHVLFEAAVGGGIPIIRSLQEGLLGSTVEHLSCIINGTCNYILSRMADEGLDFDVVLKDAQKLGFAEADPTFDIEGIDSAHKTALLASLCSGKRVDFEKIHVTGISKITAQDIAFAKELGCCVKLLGIYHRDGDRVDARVHPCFVSNENLLSNVNGVINAVYLKCDNLGETVQTGAGAGRLPTASAVVADLVSLARSTDTGSRKALPMGWFNVDNSATLVPISETSARYYLRFTSRDACGVLAKITSVLAENNISIETIIQKNVKDPGKVSIVVITEKTQDCKASKAVDAIDALPEIVEKSQVIRFLA, from the coding sequence ATGCTGCGTATTGGACTTATTGGTACTGGAACCGTCGGTGGCGGTGTCATTCAGATTCTTGAACAGAAGATTGCCGAGTACAAGGAAAAACTCGGTGTCGAACTCGAACTCGCCTGCATCTGCGCGAAGTCCGAAGAAGAAGTCGCCCCCTACAAGGCGAAGGGCTACAAGGTTTCGACCAACGCCGACGAGATGATTGCCGGTAACGACATCGACGTGCTCGTGGAACTCGCTGGTGGCTACAACATGCCGCGCAAGTGGATCCTGGCCGCCCTCAATTCGGGCAAGCACGTGGTGACCGCGAACAAGGCCCTCCTCGCCAAGTACGGTCACGAGATTTTCCCGCTTGCAGCCGAAAAGGGCCTGCATGTGTTGTTCGAAGCCGCGGTTGGCGGTGGCATTCCCATTATCCGTAGCCTCCAGGAAGGCCTGCTCGGTTCTACGGTGGAACACCTGAGCTGCATCATCAACGGTACCTGCAACTACATCCTTAGCCGCATGGCTGACGAAGGCCTCGACTTCGACGTCGTGCTGAAGGACGCCCAGAAGCTCGGCTTTGCCGAAGCCGACCCGACCTTCGATATCGAAGGCATCGACTCCGCCCACAAGACGGCCCTGCTTGCAAGCCTCTGCAGCGGCAAGCGCGTGGACTTCGAGAAAATTCACGTGACGGGTATTTCCAAGATTACCGCCCAGGATATCGCGTTCGCCAAGGAACTTGGCTGCTGCGTGAAACTCCTCGGCATTTACCACCGCGACGGCGACCGCGTGGATGCCCGCGTGCATCCGTGCTTTGTCTCTAACGAGAATCTGCTTTCTAACGTGAATGGCGTGATTAACGCCGTCTACCTCAAGTGCGACAACCTGGGCGAAACGGTCCAGACCGGCGCCGGTGCTGGCCGCCTCCCGACAGCCTCTGCCGTGGTGGCCGACCTCGTTTCTCTGGCCCGCTCTACCGACACGGGTAGCCGCAAGGCACTCCCGATGGGCTGGTTCAACGTCGACAATTCCGCGACGCTGGTGCCCATCTCCGAAACTAGCGCCCGCTACTACCTGCGCTTTACCTCGCGCGATGCCTGCGGCGTGCTGGCGAAGATTACGAGCGTCCTCGCCGAGAACAACATCTCCATCGAGACGATTATCCAGAAGAACGTGAAGGACCCGGGCAAGGTATCCATTGTGGTTATTACCGAAAAGACGCAGGACTGCAAGGCCTCGAAGGCAGTGGATGCCATCGATGCCCTGCCCGAAATCGTCGAAAAGAGCCAGGTTATCCGTTTCTTGGCATAA
- a CDS encoding sugar transferase: protein MIRASTLERVLLVLSDFAALTICFVLAYWVQFHSGWIVDKFDPTKTFDQYWAMGLGLNIGWLALFSFAGLYRSWLLMSRTHQILRVLRAVVIGIVLVIICLFGTEFIAKFSANEPLNQGYLYGSRFPWIFIYGGLALVLVAGFRMFIYLCLRGLLRLGYGANNILVLGATDAGRKVAEDLKNTPALGQRVVGFVDERFQVMEHEFAGFPVLGKYADLPALVKKYRVTGIVIAHESSSPQEIMRVLVWICELQLHIYIVPELYPVVNGRFKANLVYGFELQELFAFTMPPWQVRVKRIMDLFVAGFIGLLSFPLWIFAAIAIKLQDGGPIFYSQERIGLYGKPFTVYKFRTMRTDAEKFGAQWATKDDPRITKIGKFLRKTRIDELPQLLCVLRGDMSMVGPRPERAVFISKLREEIPFYISRLKMKPGLTGWAQVRHHYDTSTEDVKIKLQYDMYYYENMSLLLDFQILVRTIYVVLTGKGAQ from the coding sequence ATGATACGTGCTTCGACGCTAGAACGAGTGCTCTTGGTCCTTTCGGACTTTGCCGCCTTGACGATTTGTTTTGTCCTGGCGTATTGGGTGCAGTTCCATAGTGGCTGGATTGTCGACAAGTTCGACCCGACCAAGACGTTTGACCAGTACTGGGCCATGGGCCTCGGGCTGAATATTGGCTGGCTTGCGCTGTTCTCCTTTGCTGGCCTTTACCGTTCTTGGCTCCTGATGTCGCGTACGCACCAGATTTTGCGGGTGCTCCGCGCCGTGGTCATCGGCATCGTCCTGGTTATTATCTGCCTGTTCGGTACAGAATTCATTGCAAAGTTCTCGGCTAACGAACCGCTGAACCAGGGCTACCTGTATGGCTCGCGCTTCCCGTGGATTTTCATTTATGGTGGGCTTGCTCTTGTGCTGGTGGCCGGTTTCAGGATGTTTATTTACTTGTGCCTGCGCGGGCTCTTGCGCCTTGGCTATGGGGCGAACAACATCCTGGTTCTCGGTGCAACTGATGCCGGCCGCAAGGTGGCCGAAGACCTCAAGAACACTCCGGCTCTCGGCCAGCGCGTTGTGGGGTTCGTAGACGAACGTTTCCAGGTGATGGAACATGAGTTCGCCGGGTTCCCGGTGCTGGGCAAGTATGCCGACCTCCCGGCGCTTGTGAAGAAGTACCGCGTAACAGGCATTGTCATTGCGCACGAAAGTTCTTCGCCGCAAGAGATTATGCGCGTGCTTGTATGGATTTGCGAACTGCAGTTGCACATTTATATTGTTCCGGAACTTTACCCTGTGGTGAATGGACGGTTCAAGGCGAACCTTGTCTATGGATTTGAACTGCAGGAACTTTTTGCCTTCACGATGCCTCCCTGGCAGGTGCGGGTGAAGCGCATAATGGATTTGTTTGTTGCTGGATTTATCGGGCTTCTTTCGTTCCCGCTCTGGATTTTTGCGGCTATTGCCATCAAGTTGCAGGATGGTGGTCCGATTTTCTATTCGCAGGAACGCATTGGCCTTTACGGCAAGCCCTTTACGGTGTATAAGTTCCGTACCATGCGCACGGATGCCGAAAAGTTCGGTGCCCAGTGGGCCACCAAGGACGACCCCCGCATTACGAAGATAGGCAAGTTCCTGCGCAAGACCCGCATCGATGAACTGCCGCAACTTTTGTGCGTGCTTCGCGGTGACATGAGCATGGTGGGCCCGCGCCCCGAGCGTGCTGTGTTTATCAGCAAGCTCCGCGAAGAGATTCCGTTCTACATTAGCCGCCTCAAGATGAAACCCGGCCTTACGGGTTGGGCTCAGGTGCGGCACCATTACGACACCAGCACTGAAGATGTGAAAATCAAGTTGCAGTACGACATGTACTATTACGAAAACATGAGCCTGCTCCTGGATTTCCAGATTCTTGTGCGCACTATTTATGTTGTCCTGACCGGTAAAGGAGCGCAGTAG